The Micromonospora sp. NBC_00421 DNA window CCGCCCGTCCCGCACCCGGTCGGCCAGGTCCTCGCTGAGGTCCACCGGACCCGCCTCCCGTCCACCCTCGCGGGACACCGTCCCGACGTCGCCCACCACGCTCACCCTGCCACCTTCCCGGACGCCGCGTCCGGCCCGGGGCCGACCGGTCCGGCGACCACCACGGCGTGCACCCGCTCGGGGTCGGCCGCCGGCGCATCCCGGCGTAACCATACGAAAAACTCGACGTTGCCGCTCGGACCCGGCAGCGGACTGGCCGCCACGTCCGCCAGGCCCAGCCCGAGCCCCGCGGCGCTCGCCGCCACCGCGAGCACCGCCTCGGCCCGCAGCGCCGGATCTCGGACCACGCCGCCGGCACCGACCCGCTCCTTGCCGACCTCGAACTGCGGCTTGACCATCAGCGCCAGGTCCCCGTCGGTACGGGTGCAGCCGGCCAGCGCGGGCAGCACCAACCGCAGCGAGATGAACGACAGGTCGGCCACGGTCAGGTCGACAGTCCCGCCGATCACCTCCGGGGTGAGGGTGCGCACGTTGGTGCGGTCCAGCACCCGCACCCGTTCGTCGGTACGCAGCGACCAGGCGAGCTGGCCGTAGCCGACGTCGACGGCGACCACCTCGGCCGCGTCGGCGCGCAGCAGCACGTCGGTGAATCCCCCGGTCGACGCCCCGGCGTCCAGGCACCTCCGACCGGCCACGGTCAACCCGGCGGGGGCGAAGGCGGCGAGCGCACCGGCCAACTTGTGGCCGCCCCGGGAGACGTACTCGTCGGCCGGGTCCGCCCCGGTGACCAGCAGCGGATCGGCCGGGTCGACCATCGCGGCGGCCTTGCGCGCGGGCACCCCGCGCAGCTGGACCCGGCCGGCCTCGATCAGCGCGGCGGCCTGTTCACGGGAACGGGCCAGGCCGCGACGGACGATTTCGGCGTCGAGTCGGGTACGACGTGCCATGAGGCGGTTCTCTCCGGTCCGGTCAGGCCTGGTCGATGGTGGCGAGGGTTTCCCGCAGCGTCTGGTACGCCGCCTCGTACTGGGCGATCTGGTCGGCCGGTGGTAGGCCCTCGGCGTTGGCCATCGCCCGGACGGCGGCGTCGACGGCCGGGTGCCGGGCGTCGTCGCCGCCCTCGTCCGACTCGACGACCGGCGGCGGAACGGGCCGGGGGGCGTGCGGTGGAACCGGCCGGGGGGTGTGCGGCGGCGGGGCCTGGCGGCCGGCGGGCGGCGGGCCGGGCCTGCCGGGCGGCGGCGGGCCGGGCCTGCCGGGCGGCGGCGGGCCGGGCCTGCCGGGCGGCGGCGGGGCCGGACGGACCGGGCCGGTCACGACCGGCTCCGGGGGACGTCGTTCACTCGGCA harbors:
- a CDS encoding TlyA family RNA methyltransferase translates to MARRTRLDAEIVRRGLARSREQAAALIEAGRVQLRGVPARKAAAMVDPADPLLVTGADPADEYVSRGGHKLAGALAAFAPAGLTVAGRRCLDAGASTGGFTDVLLRADAAEVVAVDVGYGQLAWSLRTDERVRVLDRTNVRTLTPEVIGGTVDLTVADLSFISLRLVLPALAGCTRTDGDLALMVKPQFEVGKERVGAGGVVRDPALRAEAVLAVAASAAGLGLGLADVAASPLPGPSGNVEFFVWLRRDAPAADPERVHAVVVAGPVGPGPDAASGKVAG